In the Ipomoea triloba cultivar NCNSP0323 chromosome 6, ASM357664v1 genome, one interval contains:
- the LOC116022195 gene encoding apoptotic chromatin condensation inducer in the nucleus-like, which translates to MSTEYPVLDNRPINKWKVTELREELKKRNLTVKGLKDELVKRLDEAIRKEREALEMEESNGSDSESEPVLETSDAQVDHGGDKVVDDARKGGVNEVSEADDTVAKSETNDCPTDTEFAKATGEVPTGDSDQSIEGRKDSDTPMETITSVDVIEGAVEMASAEVVLENKVDVSIEGSSLLESSLDGGSIVKEDVEMKLISAEEPNFMGEEKGIEVLPNASGGITTSSKIDPENEGLKPLKMDAEPDLSDPSTQVHEVIPNLGSQVKSDSIPSDSLPIYVTKELNDDLNADNVQLEQEIVRPEMVPPSANKDPSGVGINHPMDDQMPSKSQGLVGGTDDDESSNVKFSMKNENADQSFVDVSIIEHNMDNKASSSTELEVLSKDGNMNQAEFLCKEKESSEEEKLDVAASTEETKFQDNESTDAGFSKITDMTDGENLEKINLDQSSADDSMEEDIVEIKIVDSEQISSEVGEKTEETHTKESGLGLEGSSTALPSNIPSDAVEVSHGDKNKILDAPEKRKFQDTAASGNKEPAKRQRKWNYESLKISEPKNPSISVLTPKQISRPSPGGSDSTHDVDTPKERIVPESSKTPTNSLRIDNFVRPFTLKAVQELLGQTGKICNFWMDHIKTHCYVKFSSVEEAIETRNAVYNLRWPTNGGRLLLADFVDPQEVISRLEGPSKPTTPTASASPAVPPVQTPSQPSPLARQQAPREQVERPHPLSRQPPTSDRPAMKERLARPPSPVADKMEAPIVTLDDLFRKTKATPRIYYLPLTDEQVSRKLNEQGRNK; encoded by the exons ATGTCTACAGAATATCCTGTGCTTGATAACCGACCAATTAACAAGTGGAAGGTAACTGAGTTGAGGGAAGAGCTTAAGAAGCGGAACTTAACAGTAAAGGGGTTGAAGGATGAGTTGGTGAAAAGATTGGATGAAGCGATTCGGAAGGAAAGGGAAGCCCTTGAGATGGAAGAGAGCAACGGTTCTGATAGTGAGAGTGAGCCTGTACTTGAGACCTCTGATGCTCAGGTAGACCATGGTGGTGATAAAGTTGTTGATGATGCTAGGAAGGGCGGTGTTAATGAAGTTAGTGAAGCAGATGATACTGTTGCTAAAAGTGAGACCAATGATTGCCCTACTGATACAGAATTTGCAAAAGCCACAGGCGAGGTACCAACTGGCGATTCTGATCAGTCTATTGAAGGAAGAAAAGATTCAGATACCCCTATGGAAACCATAACTTCAGTTGATGTTATTGAGGGTGCTGTTGAGATGGCTTCAGCTGAGGTGGTGCTAGAAAACAAGGTTGATGTATCAATAGAAGGGTCCAGTCTGTTAGAGTCTTCTTTAGATGGCGGCAGTATTGTGAAGGAGGATgtagaaatgaaattaatttctGCTGAGGAACCTAATTTTATGGGAGAAGAAAAGGGTATTGAGGTGCTACCTAATGCATCTGGGGGAATCACTACAAGCAGCAAAATTGATCCTGAAAATGAGGGATTAAAACCTTTGAAGATGGATGCTGAACCTGATTTGTCCGACCCAAGCACCCAGGTACATGAGGTCATCCCTAATTTAGGGTCTCAAGTAAAATCTGACTCAATTCCTAGTGATTCTTTGCCCATTTATGTAACAAAAGAACTTAATGATGATTTGAATGCTGATAATGTCCAATTAGAACAAGAAATTGTTAGGCCTGAGATGGTTCCTCCATCAGCCAACAAAGACCCCTCTGGCGTTGGCATTAATCATCCAATGGATGATCAAATGCCAAGCAAGAGTCAAGGTCTTGTTGGAGGAACTGATGATGACGAGTCCTCAAATGTGAAATTTagcatgaaaaatgaaaatgcagACCAATCCTTTGTAGATGTTTCCATTATAGAACATAACATGGATAATAAGGCTTCAAGTAGTACTGAGCTGGAAGTGCTGTCAAAAGATGGAAATATGAATCAAGCTGAGTTTTTATGTAAAGAGAAAGAATCATCTGAAGAAGAAAAACTTGATGTTGCTGCTTCTACCGAGGAAACCAAATTTCAAG ACAATGAATCTACAGATGCTGGTTTTAGTAAGATTACTGATATGACAGATGGAGAAAATCTTGAAAAAATAAACCTCGACCAATCTTCAGCAGATGATTCCATGGAGGAGGACATAGTAGAAATAAAGATTGTAGATTCTGAACAGATCTCCTCTGAAGTGGGTGAAAAGACTGAAGAAACTCATACTAAGGAATCTGGATTGGGGTTGGAAGGTAGTAGTACTGCTTTGCCGTCTAACATTCCTTCTGATGCAGTTGAAGTTTCTCATGGAGATAAGAATAAGATTCTTGATGCAcctgaaaagagaaaatttcaAG ACACAGCTGCATCGGGAAACAAGGAACCTGCCAAAAGGCAGCGCAAATGGAATTATGAGTCTCTAAAGATATCTGAACCAAAAAATCCCAGTATCTCGGTTCTCACACCGAAGCAAATCTCAAGGCCTTCCCCTGGTGGCAGTGACTCTACGCATGATGTAGATACTCCCAAGGAGCGGATTG TTCCAGAGTCTTCAAAAACACCCACCAATTCTCTCAGAATTGATAACTTTGTGCGGCCGTTTACACTGAAAGCTGTACAAGAGCTCCTAGGTCAAACCGGAAAGATCTGCAATTTCTGGATGGACCACATCAAGACCCATTGCTATGTCAAG tttTCTTCTGTCGAGGAAGCCATAGAGACTCGAAATGCTGTGTACAATCTTCGGTGGCCTACAAATGGAGGGCGCCTCCTGCTTGCAGATTTTGTTGATCCACAGGAAGTAATCTCGCGTTTAGAGGGCCCTTCCAAGCCAACCACTCCTACAGCGAGTGCCAGCCCAGCAGTCCCTCCGGTCCAAACTCCATCCCAGCCCTCACCACTAGCCAGGCAGCAAGCTCCCCGGGAGCAAGTTGAGCGCCCTCATCCACTCTCCCGCCAACCACCTACTTCTGATCGACCTGCAATGAAAGAGCGGCTTGCTAGACCACCTTCCCCTGTTGCTGACAAAATGGAAGCCCCCATCGTCACTTTGGACGACCTGTTCAGGAAAACAAAAGCCACCCCTCGGATATACTATCTACCCCTGACAGACGAGCAAGTATCCAGAAAGCTGAACGAACAAGGAAGGAACAAGTAG